The following is a genomic window from Nitrososphaerota archaeon.
CGGGCTCACGGAGTTGAAGCCGGACCATCTGAATGCCATGGACACCGTGGATGCGGAGCTCCTGCCGAGGGGCTTCGATTACTATGCGGGCGGCCACATACATGAGAGGGGAGAGTACAGCCTCCCTGGGATGGAGAATATTGTGTTCCCCGGCCCGCTGTTTACGGGCTATGGTAAGGACCTAGAGGCGACGGCGAAGGGTGAAAGGCGGGGGTTCTACATCGTCGAGTTCGACGCGCATGTCACAGCCAAGACGTTCGTCCCCATGGACTCTTTTGAAGGAGTCTTCAGGGAGTACGACCTCGGCGGCCTGAACGCCCCTGAGGCGGGCGCCATGATCTTGGAGGACGTCAAGGGGATAGACGTGGGAGGCAAACTGGTGGTCATAAGAACCCATGGAGAGCTCATAGGAGGGAAGCCGTCCGAGGTCGGGTTAGCGCGTGTCAAGGCCGTCCTCTCCGAGCGAGGTGCCCTTCACGTCTACCTCAACAGGAGCGGACTGAGTTCGAGGGAGCAGACAGGCCCTGTTTTCTCCGGGGAGGAGCCTGCGTCCATCGAGAAGAAACTGCTCGAGGGAGAGGCAGCCAAGGTCCAGGTCGGAGACGAACACCTTCGCGGTCAGTCCGGGGCAGCCGTCGGGATGGAGCTCCTGAGGCTCTGGCGTCAGCCCCCGAAACTGGGGGAGGCCAAGAAGGACTACACCGCGAGGATGGTCAGGGAGGGGATGCACACCCTGACACGGGAGGAGCAGAAGTGATAGTCAAAGAGCTCGAGCTCACGAACATCAGGAGTCATGGGCACTCCATAATCCGGTTCCCTCTCGGCAGGACCTTGCTTGAAGGAGACATAGGCTCGGGAAAGTCCAGCATCCTAGTAGCCATGGAGTTCGCCCTGTTCGGCCTTGGTTCGGATTCGGGGGCTTCGGTGCTGAGGCTCGGCCAGGACAGCGGGGAGGTGAGGATGGCCTTCGACGTGGACGGCTCGGAGTATGAGGTCACCAGGAGGCTTCAGAGGAAGGCGGGGAGGATTCAGCAGTCAGATGGAGTGCTCAAAACACCCGGCGAGACTCTGAACCTTTCTCCGAGCGAGCTGAAGGAGAAGATACTTGAGATTCTCGAGTTCAACGAGGCGCCTGACCCGAAGGCCCAGAGCTGGGTCTACAGATATGCGGTTTATACCCCCCAGGAAGAGATGAAGAGCATCCTCGCTCTCGCCTCTGAGCAGAGGCTGCAAGTCCTAAGGAGGGCGTTCAGGGTGGAAGACTACAAGGTTGCAGTGACCAACGCGGAAGATGCTTCCAAGCAGATCAGGATAGACGCAAGCAAGCAGGATGGAATAGCGATGGGGATGACCGAGCTCCGGGAAGTGGTCGAGAGGCTCCAGAAAGAGGAGGAGAAGCGCAGAACCGGTCTCTCGGAGCTGGAGGGAGAGGAGACGCGCATCGAAGAAGAAGTCCGTCTCGTGAAGGACGAGCGGGAGGCGCTGCAGAAACGCGAACTGAACCTCCAAGGAGTCAAGGCAGAGAAGGAGTATTACGAACGGCTTGAATCCGAAGCGGCTGCCGACTTTGCCGCGGCGAAGGTCGAAGCCGCCGAACTGAAAGGGGCCCTCAAGGCCATCGACGTCGAGCTGGCCAGCTCCGAGCTCGAGCGACCGCCTTCGGCAGACTCGCTCCCTGATTTGAAGCGGAGAGAACGTGCCTTCGAAGTGAAGGAGAAGAAGCTGACCGAGCTGAAGGCCGCAGCAGAGACAAAGTTGTCCGATTATGAATCGGTGATGAGGAGTGGTGTCTGCCCGGTGTGCGACAGGCCGGTGGAGGCCCATGACTTCGATGAAAGGAGATCGGAGAAGGGCGCCGAGAGGGACCACTTCGCCGGGGAGCTCCGGGCGGTCGAGAGCGAAATCAAGGCGCTCCGTGAGAGGATAGAGCGCGTCGAGTCATATAAGGAGGCCTCGAGAGAGTTGGCCCAGAGGAAAGCCGAGCGCTCGCGATTGAAGGCCGACCTGGAGAAGAAGGCACAGGCCATGCACAAGTTCGAAAAACGGGTCAACTTCGCGAAGAATTCGCTTCGACAGGTCGCGGAGCAGTTGAGAGAACTGCATGGGGTCGAAGAGGGCATCCAAACGGCAGAGAAGAATCTGACCAAGACGGAGGAGAAGCTCAGAGACGTTAGAGATAGGCTCGTAAAGACCAGGGGTCTGCTCGAGGAAGCCCAGAAGAGACAGACGGAGATCGCCATCGAAGTGGTGGCTAAGGAGGAGGCGTCGAACAGAGGAAGGAGGCTCAGGGAAAGAGAGGTCTGGCTGAGCGACTATTTCGTGCCTACTGTGAAGATCATCGAGAAGTCGGTTTTGGCCACCGTCAATCAGGAGTTCGACGCCCTATTCAAGAAGTGGTTCGGGCTGCTTGTGGACGAGCCCGAGAAGGAGGTCAGGGTGGACGAGGACTTCGCTCCGGTGGTCACTCAGGCCGGCTACGAACAGGACGTCAGGTACCTCAGTGGCGGAGAAAGGACGAGCGTCGCTCTCGCCTACAGGCTCGCTCTCAACGTCCTCGCCCAGAGGATGTCCATCGGGATGAAGTCGAACCTCCTGATCCTGGACGAGCCCACTGACGGGTTCAGCCAAGCGCAGCTCGGGACAGTGAGAGAGGTGCTGGACGACGTGGGGTGCCTGCAGATGATAATCGTCTCCCACGACAAGGAACTGGAGAGTTTCGCAGATCAGATATTCAAGGTCGAGAAGATGGCGGGCGAGTCGACGGTCAGGATGCCGTAAGCGGAGCCTGAGCCTTGAAAGGACGCGGACCGTCAGCTAAATAGACAGTGGGAGAACACTCACCCTGTTGCGAGCTGTCGTCTACGACGGGGCCCTTTCCTGCAGGGACATCCCGCCTCCTCGCGGGACAGGAGAGGCGGTCATGGCTGTGAGAAGTGCCGGGATTTGCGGGACCGACTTGGCAATAAAGTCGGGAAAACTCTCGGTTCCGACCCCGCTGGTGCTTGGGCATGAGATTCTTGGGACCGTCGTCAGCGCGCCCGGCGGGAAGCCCGAATTAGTCGGCAAGAGGGCCGTGACAGAGATCAACGTTTCCTGCGGAAAGTGTGCTTATTGCAGAATGGGCCTGAGGACTCATTGCGAGAGGGTCGAGGCGCTCGGGATACGCAGGGACGGCGGCTTCGCCGAACAGGTGTCCACCCCGGCTGAAAACATCCACCTCGTCCCCGACTCCGTAAGCGACGACGAAGCCGTCTTCGTCGAGCCCCTCGCAGCTTGCGTCCAGATGACCAAGGTGACACAGATAGATCGTGGGTCGACCATCGTAGTGGTAGGCGTCGGGAGGATGGGGCTCCTTGCCCTACAGGTCCTCAAGCTCAGCGCCCCACAGGTCCTGGTCGCCATCGGCCACAAAGGGGTGAAACTTGAGATGGCGCGCCGGCTGGGCGTTCACGCGTTCGACTCGGAGGAAACCGCGAGGGTCTTCGACCTGACAGGCGGGATAAAGTTCGACAACGTAGTCGAAGCGACCGGGACTCCGGAGGGTCTGTCCCTGGCGATGGACCTAGTGAGGCCCCGGGGGACCCTCCACCTCAAGAGCACCCATGGGGTCCCGGTGAAGTTTGATGCGACCAAGGTTGCGGTAGACGAACTCAGAGTCCAGGGATCTAGGTGCGGGCCCTTCGAGGAGGCGATAGAACTCATATGCCAGGGAGACGTCAAAGTGGAGGAGATGATAACCCATAGGTTCCCCCTGGATAAGTGTGAGGAAGCGTTCGAGTCCGCCGCTTCAAGCTCGGGCATCAAGACCGTCTTCGAAGTCTAAGAGCTTCGTCGGGCTCGACCGGGAGCGACCAGTACGGGTTTAAGAGCGGAAGCGTCCATTCCCAAGTCCTTTGCCGAAGAGAATCGCTTGGCTCTCGAACGTGATGGCACCGTCCGTGACCGGGCTAGAGGAGGACGAGGCGAAGTCCATCGAGGTCGTGGAGAGCCCTCCCGCCTGGATGTGCTTAGCGTGCCGGGGAGCGAATCTCCTCTGCGGCAAGCCCAGGTGCCCTGTCATCGTGAAAGCCCAGGCGCTGGCCAGGCAGGGCCCATCGATGGCTACAAACGAGATCCTCGGCTCCTCTCCACCTGGCGTGTTTGTGGGGAGGCTCGGGTACCCGAAGGTCTCCATAGGTCCGAT
Proteins encoded in this region:
- a CDS encoding DNA repair exonuclease yields the protein MHRFAHVADVHLGAHREPALQKLELQIFDATMMKCIELGMDFVLICGDLFHVGIPDLEVVDAALKSMIAVKNQGIPIYAVYGSHDYTPNGTSVIDILNTAGVLTNVFKPSFEGEALRLGVTVDEKTGAKIAGISARKIGLESRYFQALDRAALERELGLKIFAFHSGLTELKPDHLNAMDTVDAELLPRGFDYYAGGHIHERGEYSLPGMENIVFPGPLFTGYGKDLEATAKGERRGFYIVEFDAHVTAKTFVPMDSFEGVFREYDLGGLNAPEAGAMILEDVKGIDVGGKLVVIRTHGELIGGKPSEVGLARVKAVLSERGALHVYLNRSGLSSREQTGPVFSGEEPASIEKKLLEGEAAKVQVGDEHLRGQSGAAVGMELLRLWRQPPKLGEAKKDYTARMVREGMHTLTREEQK
- a CDS encoding alcohol dehydrogenase catalytic domain-containing protein produces the protein MRAVVYDGALSCRDIPPPRGTGEAVMAVRSAGICGTDLAIKSGKLSVPTPLVLGHEILGTVVSAPGGKPELVGKRAVTEINVSCGKCAYCRMGLRTHCERVEALGIRRDGGFAEQVSTPAENIHLVPDSVSDDEAVFVEPLAACVQMTKVTQIDRGSTIVVVGVGRMGLLALQVLKLSAPQVLVAIGHKGVKLEMARRLGVHAFDSEETARVFDLTGGIKFDNVVEATGTPEGLSLAMDLVRPRGTLHLKSTHGVPVKFDATKVAVDELRVQGSRCGPFEEAIELICQGDVKVEEMITHRFPLDKCEEAFESAASSSGIKTVFEV